The following proteins are encoded in a genomic region of Primulina huaijiensis isolate GDHJ02 chromosome 3, ASM1229523v2, whole genome shotgun sequence:
- the LOC140974041 gene encoding protein IQ-DOMAIN 3-like, producing MGKGGGFLYAVKRVLSCESKANRKKKSHKSGTWFEKQGSVNSVSAAVENGETVPAANSSMEEVKLMEAENEQNRHAYSVAIATAVAAEAAVAAAHAAAEVVRLTAAAQNLGKTKEEIAAIKIQTAFRGYMARRALRALRGLVRLKSFIGGQSVKRQASTTLKCMQTLARVQSDIRVRRIKMSEDNLAIQRQIQQKHEKELDKLRESSAENWDDSMLSKEQVEANIQNRKDAATKRERALAYAYSHQQTWRNSSTSGNQTFMDPNNPHWGWSWLERWMAARPWDNASSIGKELTGDQVSLKSSASRSLSTRGNAKIHSPTTQKQSRPPSRQSPSTPISKTTSRVRPSSSRGTIATDDDLKSMNSIHSDRCRRHSIAGSSVRDDESLASSPAAPGYMTPTESARAKARLPSSPLGAGGTPDKMSGGSAKKRLSFSGSPAVTRRHSEPPKIDTSHIKDVTTNS from the exons ATGGGAAAAGGAGGAGGATTCTTATATGCGGTAAAGAGAGTTTTGAGTTGTGAATCTAAAGCCAACAGAAAGAAG AAAAGCCACAAATCAGGAACATGGTTCGAAAAACAAGGAAGTGTAAATTCCGTATCTGCTGCTGTAGAAAATGGAGAGACGGTCCCTGCAGCCAACTCTTCGATGGAGGAGGTGAAGTTGATGGAAGCGGAGAATGAACAGAATAGGCATGCTTATTCTGTTGCTATTGCCACTGCCGTGGCTGCTGAGGCTGCAGTTGCTGCTGCTCATGCCGCTGCCGAGGTTGTTCGCCTCACGGCCGCAGCCCAAAATTTGGGTAAAACTAAGGAAGAGATAGCTGCTATCAAGATTCAGACAGCTTTTCGAGGCTATATG GCAAGGAGAGCATTGCGGGCTTTGAGAGGTCTTGTAAGGCTGAAATCATTTATTGGAGGCCAGTCTGTCAAACGACAAGCCTCCACCACCTTGAAATGCATGCAGACGCTGGCTCGTGTGCAATCCGACATTCGGGTGAGGAGAATTAAAATGTCGGAGGACAACTTGGCTATCCAGAGACAAATTCAGCAAAAGCACGAGAAGGAGCTTGATAAGTTGAGAGAATCT AGTGCAGAAAATTGGGATGATAGCATGCTGTCAAAAGAGCAGGTTGAAGCAAATATTCAGAACCGGAAAGATGCTGCTACGAAAAGGGAGCGAGCACTGGCGTATGCATACTCTCATCAG CAAACATGGAGGAACTCTTCCACTTCCGGAAACCAAACATTCATGGATCCAAATAATCCCCATTGGGGTTGGAGTTGGCTAGAACGGTGGATGGCTGCCCGGCCATGGGACAATGCAAGTTCAATTGGCAAAGAACTAACCGGTGACCAAGTCTCCTTAAAGAGCAGCGCAAGTCGCTCCCTTTCTACGCGAGGCAACGCCAAGATCCATTCACCCACCACTCAAAAACAAAGTCGCCCCCCTAGCAGACAATCGCCTTCTACTCCCATCTCGAAAACTACCAGTAGAGTAAGGCCATCAAGCTCGAGGGGTACTATTGCCACTGATGATGATTTGAAGAGCATGAACAGTATTCATTCAGATCGATGTCGAAGACACAGCATTGCCGGTTCGTCTGTCAGAGATGACGAGAGCCTTGCAAGCTCGCCTGCTGCACCTGGTTACATGACACCCACGGAGTCAGCAAGAGCAAAAGCACGGCTGCCTAGCAGCCCATTGGGAGCAGGGGGAACGCCTGATAAAATGTCTGGTGGTTCTGCCAAGAAACGACTGTCTTTCTCCGGTTCCCCTGCAGTAACGAGGAGACATTCTGAGCCACCAAAGATCGACACTTCTCATATAAAGGACGTCACCACAAACTCGTAA
- the LOC140972301 gene encoding probable RNA-binding protein ARP1 isoform X1: MTVGGNNNNNSGNVVDTTLTKVFVGGLAWETPKETMRDHFHKYGEILEAVIISDKLTGRSKGYGFVTFKDAEAARKACEDAAPIINGRRANCNLAALGAKRPKSATNAAVPAATNPPPPPLPPQQGVPNIGSRVTVPFAQGNQVQWYYPTRAQAMASPFSHQAIPYYGYTPTYVAATTDYNYNHKLGFHGGIYMNGHFPKVYPGQAMIGGNAYMPMYPLYHVQQSHTLGLPAHMFSQAAASPISTTIPPLISKPTSIPHPNAVCLAVE; this comes from the exons ATGACGGTGGGTGgcaacaacaacaataacagCGGGAATGTCGTGGATACGACGTTGACTAAAGTTTTCGTCGGAGGCCTGGCGTGGGAGACTCCCAAGGAAACCATGAGAGATCACTTCCACAAGTATGGGGAGATTCTTGAGGCTGTCATTATCTCCGACAAGCTCACCGGCAGATCCAAAGGCTATGGCTTC GTAACTTTTAAGGATGCGGAGGCGGCTAGGAAGGCCTGCGAAGATGCCGCGCCGATCATTAATGGGCGGCGAGCCAACTGCAATCTGGCTGCGCTCGGCGCCAAACGTCCTAAGTCTGCCACCAACGCCGCCGTCCCTGCTGCTACAAATCCTCCCCCTCCTCCTCTGCCGCCTCAACAAG GAGTACCAAATATTGGATCGAGAGTTACGGTACCATTTGCACAAGGAAATCAGGTGCAATGGTACTATCCCACAAGGGCTCAAGCCATGGCTTCTCCTTTTTCGCACCAAGCCATTCCTTACTATGGCTACACCCCGACCTACGTCGCCGCAACCACCGATTATAACTACAACCAT AAATTGGGATTCCATGGTGGGATATACATGAATGGGCATTTCCCTAAAGTGTATCCAGGTCAGGCCATGATTGGTGGAAACGCATATATGCCCATGTACCCTCTCTATCATGTCCAGCAATCACATACATTGGGCCTTCCGGCCCATATGTTTTCACAGGCAGCAGCAAGCCCAATATCCACTACTATCCCACCTCTCATTTCCAAGCCCACATCTATTCCCCATCCTAATGCAG TTTGCTTGGCTGTAGAATAA
- the LOC140972301 gene encoding probable RNA-binding protein ARP1 isoform X2, producing MTVGGNNNNNSGNVVDTTLTKVFVGGLAWETPKETMRDHFHKYGEILEAVIISDKLTGRSKGYGFVTFKDAEAARKACEDAAPIINGRRANCNLAALGAKRPKSATNAAVPAATNPPPPPLPPQQVPNIGSRVTVPFAQGNQVQWYYPTRAQAMASPFSHQAIPYYGYTPTYVAATTDYNYNHKLGFHGGIYMNGHFPKVYPGQAMIGGNAYMPMYPLYHVQQSHTLGLPAHMFSQAAASPISTTIPPLISKPTSIPHPNAVCLAVE from the exons ATGACGGTGGGTGgcaacaacaacaataacagCGGGAATGTCGTGGATACGACGTTGACTAAAGTTTTCGTCGGAGGCCTGGCGTGGGAGACTCCCAAGGAAACCATGAGAGATCACTTCCACAAGTATGGGGAGATTCTTGAGGCTGTCATTATCTCCGACAAGCTCACCGGCAGATCCAAAGGCTATGGCTTC GTAACTTTTAAGGATGCGGAGGCGGCTAGGAAGGCCTGCGAAGATGCCGCGCCGATCATTAATGGGCGGCGAGCCAACTGCAATCTGGCTGCGCTCGGCGCCAAACGTCCTAAGTCTGCCACCAACGCCGCCGTCCCTGCTGCTACAAATCCTCCCCCTCCTCCTCTGCCGCCTCAACAAG TACCAAATATTGGATCGAGAGTTACGGTACCATTTGCACAAGGAAATCAGGTGCAATGGTACTATCCCACAAGGGCTCAAGCCATGGCTTCTCCTTTTTCGCACCAAGCCATTCCTTACTATGGCTACACCCCGACCTACGTCGCCGCAACCACCGATTATAACTACAACCAT AAATTGGGATTCCATGGTGGGATATACATGAATGGGCATTTCCCTAAAGTGTATCCAGGTCAGGCCATGATTGGTGGAAACGCATATATGCCCATGTACCCTCTCTATCATGTCCAGCAATCACATACATTGGGCCTTCCGGCCCATATGTTTTCACAGGCAGCAGCAAGCCCAATATCCACTACTATCCCACCTCTCATTTCCAAGCCCACATCTATTCCCCATCCTAATGCAG TTTGCTTGGCTGTAGAATAA
- the LOC140972302 gene encoding low temperature-induced protein lt101.2-like — MGSATFIEVILAIFLPPLGVFLRFGCGMEFWICLLLTILGYIPGILYALYVLVA; from the exons atGGGTTCTGCAACATTCATCGAAGTTATTTTGGCCATATTTTTGCCACCTCTGGGTGTTTTCCTCAGATTTGGCTGTGGA ATGGAATTTTGGATATGCTTGTTGCTGACAATCTTGGGATACATACCTGGGATTTTATATGCCCTTTACGTGTTGGTTGCATAG
- the LOC140972304 gene encoding plasmodesmata-located protein 2-like encodes MGGSIFKNHCVPFLNFSILYFVIILSYCAQSTLISSDNYHKLIYNQCSNKTNPNNLSHPSLLAKLFQDFISQSSKSKFFETIVYDNYETSISGTYQCRKDLTTDECHNCVSKFPQLSKELCSNNNMIPSRIQLLGCYARYEEDGPENENEPGIQILHKSCSEYKVKRNSGFEEMKNAALFALESAVLSGNGFCQMNYESFGLMAECAANLRGCDCGECVNNAVQICEEECGNSVYAELYLEGCFVSYEYFGDRGIGSNSFEGNGIGGRTAKLVAIGIGAAILSAVILCFLIRSFRKKRDDW; translated from the exons ATGGGTGGTTCAATATTCAAGAATCATTGTGTTCCATTCCTAAATTTTTCAATCTTATATTTTGTAATAATCTTATCATATTGTGCTCAAAGTACCCTAATATCATCAGACAATTACCACAAGTTGATATACAACCAATGCTCGAATAAAACTAATCCAAATAATCTCTCACATCCATCCCTACTGGCAAaacttttccaagatttcaTTTCCCAGTCTTCGAAATCCAAATTCTTCGAAACCATCGTCTATGATAACTATGAAACCTCGATCTCAGGCACGTACCAGTGCCGGAAAGACTTAACCACGGACGAATGCCACAACTGTGTCAGCAAATTCCCTCAACTGTCAAAAGAACTATGCAGCAACAACAACATGATCCCTTCAAGAATCCAACTCTTGGGGTGCTACGCGCGTTACGAAGAAGACGGTCCCGAAAACGAGAACGAACCCGGTATCCAGATTCTTCATAAGAGCTGCAGCGAATACAAAGTGAAGAGGAATAGTGGTTTCGAAGAGATGAAAAATGCTGCACTTTTTGCCCTGGAAAGCGCGGTTTTGAGTGGGAACGGGTTTTGTCAGATGAACTATGAATCCTTTGGTCTGATGGCGGAGTGTGCCGCGAATCTGAGAGGGTGTGATTGTGGAGAATGTGTGAATAATGCAGTGCAAATATGTGAGGAAGAGTGTGGGAATTCGGTTTATGCTGAACTTTATTTGGAAGGATGCTTTGtaagttatgaatattttggAGATCGTGGGATCGGTTCCAACTCGTTTGAAG gTAATGGAATTGGAGGGCGTACAGCTAAATTGGTCGCAATTGGTATTGGAGCTGCTATACTATCGGCAGTTATATTATGCTTTCTCATAAGGTCATTTCGTAAGAAAAGGGATG ATTGGTGA
- the LOC140972427 gene encoding uncharacterized protein, protein MNRPLVKPCGPLWERPCAPLTDEQFNLFHSLDRELYARLALSLRREPFVSVKVVAFWMWLERESHDMRLMRRILFLPPAELNKIADETVTCLECLGCKNGFLLGNHEISLLPNLLSFWFRLMFNLRSLHERRVGIIIEVDRIIDTICFRAFRDIMQQVSDENAAMQAVAAAAQGGGISLKEGNGIGGHAPKLVATVIGAAILSGVILCFFIRSFVRKVIVSYIMPY, encoded by the exons ATGAACCGGCCTCTAGTTAAACCTTGTGGACCTCTCTGGGAAAGACCTTGTGCGCCGCTCACTGACGAGCAATTCAATCTGTTCCACTCCTTAGACCGCGAACTCTACGCCCGGCTAGCCCTTTCCCTGCGTCGCGAGCCGTTCGTGTCGGTAAAAGTTGTGGCATTCTGGATGTGGCTGGAAAGGGAGAGCCACGACATGAGATTGATGAGGAGAATCTTGTTTCTTCCGCCGGCGGAACTAAACAAGATCGCGGATGAAACAGTGACATGCTTGGAATGCTTGGGCTGCAAGAATGGGTTTTTGCTTGGGAATCATGAGATTTCTCTGTTGCCGAATCTTCTGAGTTTCTGGTTTAGATTGATGTTTAACCTCCGGAGTTTGCATGAGAGACGGGTGGGAATAATTATTGAGGTTGACAGGATTATCGATACTATTTGTTTCCGGGCTTTTAGAGACATCATGCAGCAGGTTTCGGATGAAAATGCCGCCATGCAAGCCGTGGCGGCCGCGGCTCAAGGTGGTGGAATCAGTCTGAAAGAAG gtaATGGAATTGGAGGGCATGCACCTAAATTGGTCGCAACTGTTATTGGAGCTGCTATACTATCGGGAGTTATATTGTGCTTTTTTATAAGGTCTTTCGTAAGAAAAGTGATCGTAAGTTATATTATGCCATATTAG
- the LOC140972303 gene encoding LOB domain-containing protein 1-like, with product MEYSENTTSPTSSAAAVVVSVAAAGGYPSSISPTHSPLSPSAASPPPPHVILSPCAACKILRRRCVENCILAPYFPPDQPLKFTIAHRVFGASNIIKLLRDLPEAQRADAVTSMVYEANARLRDPVYGCAGSICQLQKQISELQGELAKAQAEIMNMQCQNSKLFEIICKKMATHDDLDQETNHNLAQELMFPYDEINNSQIFLDENILGVAWEPLWT from the exons ATGGAATATAGTGAAAACACCACATCCCCCACCTCCTCCGCCGCAGCTGTTGTCGTTTCCGTTGCAGCGGCGGGAGGCTATCCTTCCTCTATATCTCCTACACACTCACCATTATCTCCGTCGGCGGCCTCTCCTCCGCCGCCGCACGTGATTCTCAGTCCCTGTGCAGCCTGCAAGATCCTCCGCCGCCGATGTGTCGAGAACTGCATATTGGCACCTTACTTCCCGCCGGATCAGCCCCTCAAGTTCACCATTGCACACAGGGTTTTCGGAGCTAGCAACATAATTAAGCTGCTGCGG GATCTTCCTGAAGCTCAAAGGGCTGATGCCGTAACCAGCATGGTGTACGAGGCTAACGCTAGGCTAAGGGATCCTGTTTACGGTTGCGCGGGTTCGATTTGCCAGCTCCAGAAACAGATCAGTGAACTCCAAGGTGAATTGGCTAAGGCACAAGCAGAAATCATGAACATGCAATGCCAAAACTCCAAATTATTCGAAATAATCTGCAAAAAGATGGCAACACATGATGATCTTGATCAAGAAACTAATCATAACTTGGCACAAGAACTAATGTTCCCAtatgatgagattaataatTCCCAAATCTTTTTGGATGAAAACATTTTGGGTGTGGCTTGGGAACCACTTTGGACATGA